The Scyliorhinus torazame isolate Kashiwa2021f chromosome 27, sScyTor2.1, whole genome shotgun sequence nucleotide sequence GGCCTGTCCTAGAGGAAGTGACTCACCAGACTTATTCTAGCGTTAGTGGGATagttttatgaggaaagattgaggagacCGAGCCTACATTCtctagagtttaaaagaatgagaggtgggcTCATTGAAATGCAAACAATTCTTGcagggctcaacagggtagatgtaggaaggatgtttcccttgtCTGAGGGGTCCAGAACCAGAGGTTCAGGATAAGTGGTCGGCTATTTAATACTGCGATGAGGAGTAATTCCTTTAGTCACTGGGTGGTGACTCTGGAATTCTTTATCTTCAGAGAAGTCTCAGACAATTAGTGTATTTAAAGATTGATAGATTTCCGGATATTAAAGTTATCACCAGAGTTCTGCTTTGGGCTGCAGTAGAGTGCGTAAGTTAAGAGTTTGGTAGGGCAGTacgatggcgtagtggttagcactgctgcctcacggtgccgaagacccgggttcgattctggcccagggtcactgtccgtgtggagtttgcacattctttccgtgtctgcgtgagtctcacccccacaacccaaagatgtgcagggtaggtggattggccacgctaaattgccccttaattgggaaaaaaactgatgtggtactctaatttattttttttaaagtatgagtTTGAGAAAATTTAAGGGTAAATTTCTATCTACAGTCTATTCTTTGATTTAGTAATTAACTAATAGTCGTTGTTTGGGTTGGATGAATGTGAGTTTTAGGCCAGCTTTAAAACAACGTTTATACAGTCTCTGCCTGCAGCTACATCTAGTTAATTAGATATTTGCTTAACTGGTTGTCAGAGACTAGGGGATGAATTctccgccagtgggattctccattccgctggcagcacccccccacccagggGTTTCCCGGTCGTGTtgtgtggccacaatgggaaatctcattcgcTGGCTGCGGGAAGGGAGCAGCCCGTTGACAGTACAGGCCGAGGAACACGCGGTTGtggaggcagagaattcacccctagATCCAGAGAGTATAAAAGCAGGCCATCTTGCGTGCTGGTGTCTGCACTGGAGTGCTCCAGAGGACTGCAGTAGAGTGCATAAGTTGGGAGTTTGGTGACGCAGGGAGTTTGGTGATGGAGGGATTACGGTCATCCTTTCATTTTCTACCTTTCCTCAGAAAGGCGAGCGGTGGCAAGTAGGACCTGGAAGCTGCGGAGGCCGAGTGCTTGAACATTTTCAAagctgagatcgataggtttttaccCTCTGGGAGTGGAGACAGCCAGACATATACTATGGCAGCAGGATGAAtttgaaaaagaaatccaggagcgaTATCACAGTAAAGTTGTAAGGTAATTGGTTGGTCAGAAGCTGCTGTTCAGGATTGTGTTTTACTTTAACTATAAAAGAAACATCATTTATAAAGAAGGGGCTCCTTGAATTTCAGTAAGGAACATTAGCCGTAGGGAAATAAAATTTAACCAAGTTAAGGGGAAATAAGTTTAGAAAATaaagtgcctggaacttgctgctggaggaggtggtggatgcagggacgatagtgacatttaaggggcatcttgacaaatacatgaataggatgggaatagagggatacggacccaggaagtgtagaagattgtagtttagtcgggcagcatggtcggcgcagcttggaggaccgaagggcctgttcctgtgctgtacttttctttgttctttgttctttaagataaAGTTGGAGAGCGAAgtcgggaggataaaggagcaagagtgagactgagagtagagcTGGATGGATAAAGGAATGCAAGAAAGAGTGAAGCTGAGAGCAGAGTGCTAGTTTGGATCTCTCGAAGGGACGACAGGTTTTGAAAGTGACGCAGGGCAAGTGGAAACGGTTGATTGGGTGAGAACGGGGGAATTTATAATTGGAAACCAAGAAATGGCTGGCCAACGGAACACACACTTTGGTTATTCACAAATCACAAGGGACGGCACAAATAACATTCCAGGAATGTTGAGGAACACTGGGTTTAGCGAGAGCGGTAAACTGAGAAGGGAATTagcagggaaatggtgttggggaaattgatgggattgaatgctgatacatccccagggcctgataattttgCGCCGGGGAATACCGCGGCTGGGGGGGGGCGTCGTTGgttggaccggaagatcccaccctgCGTGCTTGAGAGAGATGTGTCACTATCCGAGCTGTTGCCTTGTGGAATGACAGCACCTAAGTTGCATTGTGACAACCTGTGTAGCTAAACGACCCAGGTAAGAAAAGGACCAAGAATAGATTCTGGGGAGGAAGAAACAAAGTACAGAGTGGATCTGTAGTTGGGTTAAATGCAGGGAGGGGATatagttatttttaaaaagggggttATTTACTAGTTATTTTCAAATCTGACTTGGATGCCAACCATTAGTGTTTTATCTTTTACCTCGATAAGATGGGTTTAATACATCTCAACCGTACATTGATCGTCAATAGCATAATTTGCTTCTCCGATTCAAAGTTTAACACCTGGTGGTCTCCAATATAGATGTCCAACAGGTCTTCCTTCATCAACCGGCAGCAACAatatatgcagcacggtagcacagtggttaccacattacctcacagctccagggtccccggttcgattcctggctcgggtcactgtctgtgtggagtcctcacgtcctccgtgtgtctgcgcgtgggtttcccccgggtgctccggtttcctcccacagtccaaagatgtgcaggttaggtagactggccatcataaattgcccttggtgtccaaaaagattgggtggggttgctgggttacggggatagggtggaggtgtgggcttaggtggggtgctctttccaagggccggtgcagactcgattgggccgaatggcctccttttgcactgtagattctatcatTCTATATGCAACATGGCCAGTTTCCTCAGTAATGAGTGGCTCTGGGGAAAATATACAACAGGATTATTATAACTGAAACCAGCTAATTTAATGATTCTTTTAAAACAAAATCATTTTAAATTCAAAGAATGTTGCACCTGCTCCAAGGGGACAGATCCATGTGGGCTTGCGTAGCGATTCAGACTCTCAGAATGCTATTTTGTGAAGAAAATAAGTCATTTCATAAGTGTCATTGTTTGACAATACAACATACCTCCATTGACTCCTCCGTCCATCTGGGACTTGCATTTCTTGAAGGCAGGGTGAGGAGAAGACTGTGAGCTCTTGGGTTACTGCCAAAGCCACACTGAGCAAGCTTCTGTTCTGCGTCCTCGTGTCAATACAGGAGGACTTGTAACTCAacagtggaggggggagtgggaaagAGGGAAGTTCAATGCTGTAAGGTACACCCTATGCGAGGGTCTACAAATATAAATAAAAGACTGGTGGACCTGGAGCGCACAGCTCTTAATCTAATCGACACGCAGTCAGACTTTGAGACAATTAGTGAGCACTGTGACCCTGTTTTGACTTTAACCCAAGGACAGCACTTCAATTCACTTCTGCCAAAGTTGATGTTTTACAGATAATAGTTTAGCACATGATTGGATTAAATAGGCTGGGAGGAGGCTTGTGCGGAGTATAAATACCGTCACAGGCCagctgggttgaatggcctgttacTGGGCACTGCATTCTGTGCGATATTCTGACCATTACCAGTTTGCTTCTGTAGTACCCAACCATTGCCACTGGGTGATGCTAGCAGGTTTATAAACTGAACACTTAAGTCACCCATGATGTTTATCATTGCAATGCAACGTTAAGTCCATCGCCCAGTTTGCATCGGTCCTCCTATCATGCACACCACTTGAACTGCTAGAGaacattaatttttaaaataaatttagagtacccaattaatttttttccaattaaggggcaatttagcgtggccaatccacctatcctgcacatctttgggttgtggaagcaaaacccacgcaaacacggggagaatgtgcaaactccacacggacagtgacccagagccaggatcgaacctggtacctcagtgccgtgaggcagcaggctgaccactgcgtcaccgtgctgccctaacataaCATGACTAAATGGAAGAGAAAAGGGCACCGAAAAGAAAAATCTACTGGGATTACTATATGTTAGTACGTTCTCCCCGTTTTATGCACCggccccggagtgtggcgactagggtagcttcattgcagtgttaatgtaagcctacttgtgacaataaagattataaaaagaaATAGGATATTATTCTAGATGCCTTGCATGATATGTTTTTGTATCACATGCATGGAGATCAACCCACCAAGGTAACTCCGAACTATATGTTACTACAACACTAATTACTAATTTCGGACCATCGGTCATAACCAGGTTCATTTAAGCTTGCTGGAAGTGAAATATATTCTCACGCACTGTCTCATTCTATGAAAACAAATATGTTCTAGGCCTTGTGCCTTTTTTTAATTATCCGAGGtttggggagcctatagttccccatTGTTTTCTGCATGGCAACACCTTggagacggtggcgcagtggtattgtcgctggactaataatccagagacccagggtaatggtctggggacccgggttcgaatcccacctcggcagatggtgaaattcgaattcaataaagcaaatctggaatgaaaagtccaaagattgttgtaaaaacctacctggttcGCTAATGCTctgtagggaagggaatctgccgtccttacctggtctggcctacctgtgactccaggtccacaccaatgcggttgactctttaaaaaatgccactcagtccaagggcaattagggacaggcaacaaatgctggtcttgcttacgaggcctacatcccatgaattaattttttttaaaatcagggtCGATGTGCCAACCAATTAacacccttttctcctgcagtTTAAATTGGTGTaaatgtttgaaatttggcattcttgcatttgccctGATGTGTTCTTCTACAATATTAAAGTTCTGCACTACCTAGTGGTCATGTCAAACTGTAAAACACATATGTTTCTTCTTAATACAACCATCATTAATTTAAAGGAGGTTACACACCAGAATTTACAATCGTTACTAAATATTTTTAAATGTGTAACCTGCCTTTTAAGCCTCAAGTTACCATGTGCCTGCGGTTTgtggtgtatgtgtgagagtgagcgtttgGGGTTGCTGCCACCTATTTGCTTGCAACTCATTGACGACATGGTCAAGATTGGGACCAGGCTGTGTGAGAATCGTGACTCTGAATGTGCGTCAGCCATTCTACTGCACACCATGTCAACGTATCTCTTTTATTAAAGCAACTACCTCTAATGTTGTTTCCAAACACAAATTTATTTTACAATTGTTAGTACAGGAACATCTGCCAAGCAGAAACCGTTGTATAATTCCACACTGAGTGAGTGCTAGTTAAATATAGTTACATCCAGGCACTGGAGGAGAGGCCCAAGTTTAACCCCATGCAAACAGGTGGATTTTGAGTGGGCTACAATCGGGCCCAGGATCTTTGCAGAGTTTGTGGTCCAAATCATAACTATAATGCATTGCATAAAAATAAGAATCCATTAATTGATAGAAAACCAACTGGCCGTCAAGAAATCTATCGGCAATTGCTTCTTTTTATACCTACGAATtgaactctttttttaaaaaaaaagtagagAAAAGATGTGAATACTTAATCTGCAGAGCCCATTATGTCATACAATAATACTTATACTTCCGGCTGGGTACACATGTCCTTGTAGACTGTCGCCATGGCACTGCAGGTCAGTTTAAGTTCCGACTCTAAACACCTGATCTTATCCAGGATGCCCAGCAGCTCCTGCAGTGTGTCCTCAATCAATTTGTTCTCATTGCTGTAGATTTCAAACAACCCTTCTTCTATCTTCTTTGAGAATTCTGAAACCTTAAAAACAGCAAAATGTTATATATCTTTTGTCCAATTTTCTCCCAGGTTCTCACAGCCAACACGAAAGGCCGGGCATTGGTTTTATCGCTGTCAGCCATCTTTTTGTACTCATGGAATTATAGTCAGAGAGGTTTAGAGCACAGAATGAGGCCTTGCGGCCCATCGTGACTGCGCCTGCCATTAAGCACCTATctaagcactgtggcacagtggttagcactgctgcttcacagcaccaagaacccaggttcaattcgggctgtctgtgtggagtttgtacgttctccccgtgtctgcgtcggtttcctccgggtgctcctgtttccttccgcagtccaaagatgtgcaggttagatagattgaccTTGGTAAATTGCTCCTTAGCATCCAAATTTTGGGGACTAGGGTAGTGGCATGGGccgcggtagggtgctctttccaagggtcggtgcagacccgatggaccgaatggcctccttctgcactgttgggattctgtgattctagtcTAATCCCATCCACTCGTGTGGCAAGTCTTTATATGCaggtctttttttaatataaattaagagtacccattttttttttccaattaaggggcaatttagtgtgtccaatccacctaccctgcacatctttttgagttgtggggatgagacccacgcagacacggggagaatgtgcaaactccacacggctagTGAACCAGGGTTGGGATCAAACCTGAatcatcggtgccgtgaggcagcagtgctagccactgcgccaccgtgccacccttcacaTGTGGGTCTTGACAGTGAGCGGCCATCATCAAGCTTGATGCCAATCCAGTTTTCACCCGGCAATTGCACGCTAACTTCCCAgaaggggacagcacggtggcacagtgggttagccctgcagcctcacggcgccgaggcccaggttcgatcccggctctgggtcactgtctgtgtggagtttcctcattctccccgtgtttgcgtgggtttcgcccccacaacccaaagatgtgcagggtaggtggattggccgcactaaattgccccttaattggaaaagaaataattgggtattctaaatttatggggaaaaaaCTTCCCAGAGGGGCCATGATTTCGAGGCAGATTTAGCCGATCTTTCCCCTTCCTCAGCTGGGAATACGGAGGCCAACTGCAGCATCTGCGACGGCTAAGGTTAGCAAACTCAGCATCGGTATGAATTGGAATTGAACAGACTGCTACACAGACCCCTAACCACAATGCTATATATCGGTAAATGACCATGCACGGTAATCCCTTCGTTCACACGTTCACACCTTTGCTACACGTGACACCCAAGAGCAGCGGCTGGTGGGTAACCTCGGCTGTTCTTTACGGGAGCTACAGGATTCCATGAAGAGTAAAGTCCTGTGAAATAAATAATTGccttgactcacagacacacagcattCTTCACGCTAAAAGCTGCCTTACATAAATTAGAGCTTTTCAACGGCTAGTTGGCTTCAGAAATGTATAAATACCTTTAGTATAAGAGTGTCCTTAAAGTTGCTCATCAACTTGTGGTCCTTTATCCTACTTTTGTTTATTTCGTTAACCAGCAGTTTCGTTCGTTCACATAGCGCGTCGACACTGGAATCTGATGCCGCAAAGCAGTTTGGGGGCTTGCTACTGAAATCAAGTGTGGAATCCTCAAATTCAGAGCTTGCCGTTACTTCAACTAAACTGCTTGATTCTGCTCTGTTACTGGAGAAAATAAAACACAATAACAAAATAAAATCACAGATCGGCCGGTGGCCATGATACCTGTAGGTAAATCATGATTAAAATGAAGGTTGGCACAACATGGGTATGCCCTAAACCTTCCAACTACAGTATAGAAAACGGTTACACCACTTGACCTTTTAGAGAAGGGATTATTGCCTCCCAGGACTGTATAAAGGCACCTTGAGCCATCATCTTTAGTTCTTGTTCTCTGTGAGTACAAGGGGGGGTGGAAGTGGTCGCataagggggtgtgggggtggtcccaccatggcagatggtataaTTAAATCCAATAAAAGGCTAAAGAATCAATCCAACAaagattaaaagtctaatgttgaccacaaaaccattgttgattgtcgtaaaaacccatctgattcacgaatgtcctttagggaaggaaatctgccgtccttacccggtctggcctacatgtgactctagacccacagcaatgactcTGATTctgtaaatgccctctgaaatggcctagcaaactgtTCCGTttgatggcaattagggatggacaataaatgctgacccagccaccgCCCTCaaatcctatgaatgaataaaaaaggaaTTACAAGAAGTTTAAGTCACCCAGGAAGTCCCCGTAAAAAAAGGGGAACAATTTAATCAAAACTACAAATAAAGGGGCTAGGTTTTatcggtcagaatattgaatacaggagttgggacgtcttgttgatgttgtaaaagacattggtaagaccacacatggaatactgtgttcaattctggtcaccctattgttaaactagaaagagtgcagaagagatttacgaggatgctaccaggacgtgatggtctgagttatatggataggctgggactttttcccctggagcataggaggcttaggggtgatcttatagaggtctataaaataatgaggagcatcgataacgtagatagtcaacatcttttcccaaaggtagaggagtctagaactagagggcataggtttaaggtgagagggaagagatacaaaagagaccagagggaaattccttcacacagcgtggtgagcgtctggaacgggctgccaggggCGGGTTCAATTTTGTCCTttgaaaagcagttagacagttacaatggcagggtgggtgtagagggatatgggccaaatgtgggcaagtgggactagcttagtgatagaaactgggccaaagggcctgtttccatgatgtAAACATCCATGACTCTATTACCTTGGACTAGAAGGATTGAATCACCAGCCAAACTGCATCAAGTCTAACCTGTTTATTTGGTTCAACATGGTAGCCAAGAATATTCCCAAACATCAGTGGTCAAGATCCAAGGGAAGA carries:
- the syce2 gene encoding synaptonemal complex central element protein 2 isoform X2: MMSDKDHDGEQKLASVNESTPQTSGYRQNLYTELDSRAESSSLVEVTASSEFEDSTLDFSSKPPNCFAASDSSVDALCERTKLLVNEINKSRIKDHKLMSNFKDTLILKVSEFSKKIEEGLFEIYSNENKLIEDTLQELLGILDKIRCLESELKLTCSAMATVYKDMCTQPEV
- the syce2 gene encoding synaptonemal complex central element protein 2 isoform X1, translated to MMSDKDHDGEQKLASVNESTPQTSGYRQNLYTELDSSNRAESSSLVEVTASSEFEDSTLDFSSKPPNCFAASDSSVDALCERTKLLVNEINKSRIKDHKLMSNFKDTLILKVSEFSKKIEEGLFEIYSNENKLIEDTLQELLGILDKIRCLESELKLTCSAMATVYKDMCTQPEV